Proteins found in one Coffea eugenioides isolate CCC68of chromosome 5, Ceug_1.0, whole genome shotgun sequence genomic segment:
- the LOC113772237 gene encoding monothiol glutaredoxin-S15, mitochondrial-like isoform X1 produces MAWSLAAALGRSMAAVPAARSAAMAATFFCRGVSCYSTTVPNDPDTHEDFRPTIKLESSGLSLKDIVEQDVKEKPVMIYMKGVPDLPRCGFSSLAVRVLKEYSVPISARNILEDLELKNAVKAYSNWPTFPQIFIKGEFIGGSDIILNMHQNGELKEKLKDIMGGSEKAE; encoded by the exons ATGGCCTGGTCGTTGGCAGCTGCACTTGGGAGGAGCATGGCAGCTGTCCCAGCTGCTCGATCAGCTGCTATG GCCGCTACATTCTTCTGTAGAGGTGTAAGTTGCTATTCAACTACTGTGCCCAATGATCCAGACACCCATGAAGATTTTAGGCCCACTATTAAGCTTGAGAGTTCTGGTCTATCATTGAAGGACATTGTTGAACAG GATGTGAAAGAGAAACCCGTTATGATTTATATGAAAGGGGTGCCTGATCTTCCTCGCTGCGGGTTCAGCTCATTAGCTGTGAGGGTGCTGAAAGAATATA GTGTACCTATAAGCGCCAGGAATATATTGGAAGACCTTGAACTTAAGAATGCCGTAAAAGCTTATAG CAACTGGCCTACATTCCCACAAATATTCATCAAAGGTGAGTTCATTGGGGGATCAGATATCATCCTGAATATGCATCAG AATGGTGAGCTTAAGGAAAAGCTGAAGGACATTATGGGCGGATCTGAAAAAGCGGAATGA
- the LOC113772237 gene encoding monothiol glutaredoxin-S15, mitochondrial-like isoform X2 has translation MAWSLAAALGRSMAAVPAARSAAMAATFFCRGVSCYSTTVPNDPDTHEDFRPTIKLESSGLSLKDIVEQDVKEKPVMIYMKGVPDLPRCGFSSLAVRVLKEYSVPISARNILEDLELKNAVKAYSNWPTFPQIFIKEW, from the exons ATGGCCTGGTCGTTGGCAGCTGCACTTGGGAGGAGCATGGCAGCTGTCCCAGCTGCTCGATCAGCTGCTATG GCCGCTACATTCTTCTGTAGAGGTGTAAGTTGCTATTCAACTACTGTGCCCAATGATCCAGACACCCATGAAGATTTTAGGCCCACTATTAAGCTTGAGAGTTCTGGTCTATCATTGAAGGACATTGTTGAACAG GATGTGAAAGAGAAACCCGTTATGATTTATATGAAAGGGGTGCCTGATCTTCCTCGCTGCGGGTTCAGCTCATTAGCTGTGAGGGTGCTGAAAGAATATA GTGTACCTATAAGCGCCAGGAATATATTGGAAGACCTTGAACTTAAGAATGCCGTAAAAGCTTATAG CAACTGGCCTACATTCCCACAAATATTCATCAAAG AATGGTGA